From Xylanibacter oryzae DSM 17970, a single genomic window includes:
- a CDS encoding carboxylesterase/lipase family protein yields the protein MKRSIVTLTLLLGFIMGYAQKSPLMKTHVETGDVEATPDGNDLAVYKAIPYAAPPVGKLRWRAPQPAKPWTGVLKADDYGPWPPQPSRRDGSHPKMSEDCLYLGIATPATSVDEKLPVMVWIHGGGFATEYYGGDLWTNLARRGVVVVSIEYRTGALGFMAHPELTKESKDGHSGNYGVLDQIFALKWVQRNIAAFGGDPSKVTIFGESAGAISCSILAGSPLAKGLFRGVISQSGGYFSPWSDTRKSHLVNASQKGAEQQGLEFQKHLKAKSLKDLRKMDALALTGDNVGFGGFWPCVDGYVITDDQYRNYSLGKYNDVAAIIMTNSDEGAMFTRPMTVDAYQNYVKQTFGSFTDDVLKLYPGNNDDETYFSNGDLFRDTGFAWPSYAWADLQSQTGKAPVYAAFLAQPSKLSCIGDKKRHGVSHADDLLYVGNTFTKQSDKYPVEAALAEIIQRYWVNFAKTGNPNAQGMPYWPTFNKDNESTMQFSNGASLISVPNRDKINLIDQYYKYIREQTDNQRKK from the coding sequence ATGAAACGTTCAATCGTAACACTTACACTTTTGTTAGGATTTATAATGGGCTATGCTCAAAAAAGTCCTTTAATGAAAACCCATGTAGAGACAGGTGATGTAGAGGCAACTCCCGACGGTAATGATCTGGCTGTTTACAAAGCTATACCCTATGCAGCTCCACCAGTCGGAAAACTTCGTTGGAGAGCTCCACAACCGGCTAAGCCGTGGACAGGTGTACTTAAGGCTGATGACTATGGTCCATGGCCACCTCAGCCATCACGCCGTGACGGCAGTCATCCTAAGATGAGCGAAGATTGCCTTTATCTCGGAATTGCTACACCTGCTACATCCGTAGACGAAAAACTCCCGGTAATGGTATGGATACATGGAGGTGGATTTGCTACAGAATACTATGGTGGTGATTTATGGACAAATTTGGCCCGTCGCGGTGTTGTTGTCGTGAGTATAGAGTATCGTACCGGAGCCCTTGGTTTCATGGCACATCCCGAACTGACAAAAGAATCGAAAGACGGTCATTCAGGCAACTATGGTGTTCTTGATCAGATATTTGCACTGAAATGGGTACAGCGAAATATAGCGGCCTTTGGAGGTGACCCATCAAAAGTTACAATATTCGGAGAGTCGGCAGGTGCCATTAGCTGTAGTATCCTAGCCGGTTCACCACTTGCCAAAGGTCTATTCCGTGGAGTAATAAGTCAGAGTGGTGGATATTTCAGTCCATGGAGCGATACCAGAAAAAGTCATTTGGTTAATGCCTCTCAAAAAGGAGCAGAGCAACAGGGACTTGAATTTCAAAAACATCTTAAGGCTAAGTCGCTGAAAGATCTTCGCAAGATGGATGCACTTGCTCTCACAGGAGACAATGTAGGATTCGGTGGCTTCTGGCCATGTGTTGACGGATATGTTATTACCGATGACCAGTATCGTAATTATAGCCTTGGGAAATATAATGATGTAGCAGCTATCATCATGACTAACTCAGATGAAGGTGCCATGTTTACAAGACCAATGACTGTAGATGCATACCAAAACTATGTAAAGCAGACTTTCGGTAGTTTTACAGATGATGTATTGAAATTATACCCAGGTAACAATGATGATGAAACATACTTTAGCAATGGTGACCTCTTCCGTGATACTGGTTTTGCGTGGCCATCTTATGCATGGGCGGATTTACAGTCACAAACAGGTAAAGCGCCTGTATATGCTGCATTCCTGGCGCAACCATCCAAACTCAGTTGTATAGGCGACAAGAAACGTCACGGTGTGTCTCATGCTGATGACCTACTTTACGTAGGCAACACATTTACAAAACAGAGTGACAAGTATCCTGTTGAGGCTGCCCTTGCAGAGATTATTCAGCGCTATTGGGTAAATTTTGCAAAAACGGGAAATCCAAATGCTCAAGGAATGCCTTACTGGCCTACATTCAATAAAGATAATGAAAGTACGATGCAGTTTAGCAATGGCGCTTCTCTCATAAGTGTACCTAATCGTGATAAAATCAACCTTATCGATCAATATTATAAATATATACGGGAGCAAACTGATAATCAAAGAAAGAAATAA
- a CDS encoding glycoside hydrolase family 3 C-terminal domain-containing protein, which yields MFKTLIITFLAIPTLVCAQQPQLGKDPIEKVINAMTLDEKLDLLIGSGGNVKTEASATIGNSSALVQGAAGQLNAIPRLGIPNTVLADGPAGLRIQPKRNGTDKTFYCTHFPIETVMSSTWNSNLVRAVGAAIGDEVKHYGVDVLLAPATNIQRNPLNGRNFEYYSEDPLLAGKITAAMIDGVQSNGVGTSLKHFALNNQETNRTNNNVIGNPRTFREIYLKPFEIAVKESHPWTVMTSYNKINGTYTSERADLLTEILRHEWGFNGMVMTDWYGGQHTTMQMEAGNDLIMPGKLSQREELRKAILNGNISMEIIDRNIKNILEYIIKTPRFNGYVADNNPDLDAHAQVTRNAAIEGMVLLKDDNKALPFTSNIKKLAAFGFTSYDFIAGGTGSGDVNHAYVVSLIDGLKNGGFSIDSSIKDSYEKYIPGAKAKMPKPQGQFAAFLPKKLIPEMELSNSELINAAKNNDAAVITIGKTSGEFGDRSIKTNFNLTDAEKKMINDVTTVFHKEGKKVIVILNVCGVIETRSWISKPDAVLISWLPGQEGGNSVADILAGKESPSGRLPMTWPVSYNDVPSKNDFPNPDEISDDDLTNSLKGFSEIRTQGSRKNFDITTYNDGIYVGYRYYTTKNVPVSFPFGYGLSYTSFEYGKPIVNKDNNGNINITVNVKNKGKMAGKEVVQVYVSAPGKDMDKPARELKGFAKTKRLAVGESETVTINIPYESLASFNDQSNCWQVESGIYKVMVAKNAADMKPLTTTVYEEGKITQNVRPCLVAEQK from the coding sequence ATGTTTAAGACTTTGATAATCACTTTTCTGGCCATACCTACATTAGTATGTGCACAGCAACCTCAATTAGGTAAAGACCCTATAGAGAAAGTAATAAATGCAATGACGCTCGACGAGAAACTGGACCTATTAATAGGTTCCGGCGGAAACGTAAAGACAGAGGCATCTGCAACTATCGGAAACTCTTCTGCATTAGTTCAAGGTGCTGCTGGTCAACTCAATGCCATTCCACGTCTCGGAATTCCTAATACGGTACTAGCCGACGGTCCTGCCGGACTTCGTATTCAGCCTAAACGCAATGGAACAGACAAAACGTTCTATTGTACACATTTTCCTATAGAGACTGTGATGAGTTCTACATGGAACTCAAATCTTGTAAGAGCTGTAGGAGCTGCCATTGGCGATGAAGTTAAACACTACGGTGTAGATGTACTTCTTGCCCCTGCAACCAATATACAGCGTAACCCTCTAAATGGACGTAACTTCGAATATTATAGCGAAGACCCCCTATTGGCAGGTAAAATAACCGCTGCCATGATAGATGGTGTTCAGAGCAACGGCGTAGGTACATCTCTTAAACATTTTGCACTAAACAATCAGGAAACAAACCGTACAAACAATAATGTTATTGGCAATCCACGAACATTCCGTGAAATTTATCTAAAACCATTCGAGATAGCTGTTAAAGAGAGCCATCCTTGGACTGTCATGACTTCTTATAACAAGATAAACGGTACATACACAAGCGAACGTGCCGACCTTCTCACTGAGATATTAAGACATGAATGGGGATTTAATGGTATGGTTATGACCGACTGGTATGGTGGACAGCATACTACCATGCAGATGGAGGCCGGCAACGATCTGATCATGCCCGGTAAACTAAGTCAGCGCGAGGAATTGCGTAAAGCGATCCTCAATGGAAATATCTCTATGGAGATCATAGACCGTAACATTAAAAATATCTTGGAATATATCATCAAGACTCCACGTTTCAATGGATATGTAGCAGATAACAATCCTGATCTTGATGCACATGCACAAGTTACCCGCAACGCAGCTATTGAAGGTATGGTACTACTCAAGGATGACAATAAAGCACTTCCTTTTACTTCTAATATAAAGAAACTAGCCGCGTTTGGATTTACTTCTTACGACTTCATAGCAGGCGGTACCGGCTCTGGAGATGTAAATCACGCCTATGTTGTCTCACTTATTGACGGACTTAAGAATGGTGGATTCTCAATAGATTCTTCTATAAAGGATTCTTACGAGAAATACATCCCGGGAGCAAAGGCAAAGATGCCAAAGCCACAGGGACAGTTTGCTGCATTCCTTCCTAAAAAACTCATACCTGAGATGGAACTTTCAAATAGTGAACTTATTAATGCAGCAAAAAATAATGATGCCGCAGTAATAACAATAGGAAAAACATCAGGAGAATTTGGCGACCGTAGCATAAAGACCAACTTCAATCTTACCGATGCAGAGAAGAAGATGATAAATGATGTAACAACAGTATTCCATAAAGAAGGTAAGAAAGTTATCGTTATTCTTAATGTCTGTGGTGTCATTGAGACCCGTAGCTGGATAAGCAAGCCTGATGCAGTACTTATCTCATGGCTTCCAGGTCAGGAGGGTGGTAATTCTGTAGCAGATATACTAGCCGGCAAAGAGAGTCCTTCGGGCCGTCTGCCAATGACTTGGCCGGTAAGTTATAACGACGTACCTTCTAAGAACGACTTTCCTAACCCTGATGAAATAAGCGATGACGACTTGACAAACTCTCTTAAAGGATTCTCGGAAATACGCACACAAGGTTCTAGAAAGAACTTTGATATTACAACTTACAACGATGGCATATATGTAGGTTACCGTTACTATACTACAAAGAACGTTCCTGTTTCATTCCCATTTGGCTATGGTCTGAGCTACACATCTTTCGAATATGGTAAACCTATTGTCAATAAAGACAATAATGGTAATATCAATATAACTGTCAATGTCAAGAACAAAGGCAAAATGGCAGGTAAGGAAGTAGTACAAGTATATGTTTCGGCACCCGGAAAAGATATGGATAAACCTGCAAGAGAACTTAAAGGTTTTGCAAAGACAAAGAGACTGGCTGTTGGCGAAAGTGAGACAGTTACTATAAATATTCCTTATGAGAGTCTTGCTTCGTTCAACGACCAATCTAACTGCTGGCAGGTTGAGAGTGGCATCTATAAAGTGATGGTTGCCAAGAATGCAGCAGACATGAAACCACTGACAACAACTGTTTACGAAGAAGGCAAAATAACCCAAAATGTAAGACCATGCCTCGTAGCAGAACAAAAATAA
- a CDS encoding hybrid sensor histidine kinase/response regulator transcription factor — protein MKQLLIILLIITFPFISNAQKFEYRVMRFTKASPSDELRCIFFDHTGMMWIGTNSGLKSFDGYNINTYRSDVSSPRIFPNNYVMSITEDHNNCLWIGTHNGIVKIDRRNNTFKSYFLPYKIQRIIYTLYTSRDGTIWAGTDGGLNYYDKKKDRFVNFNNTFVQEPNGKRHRIQSSYSVKSIIEDNYGNMYVGTWNTGLFRFHIGSHVLYRYPIINGDNKAYSLYIDRKNRLWIGTWGHGILMMNNPLDFNNPRIRCYNNRNDVFNTYYKIIEDPISNTIWACSREGISIIDLYNEKSGFKNFTNTGFPNPKSLEFNTDMITDGKGNIWLETVYDGIIQINTRPSFFRVWNVNTGNLPLKINSVCSIFTQDGKYIWLGLKPFGLALYNRNTGSELFGNKINGLSNIKKEMLNSTFSSIVQRYNGDIWFANNSYGIMVIRKGGGAYAYDSKNSTFIKDNYVNSLYQAKDNTMWIGQRSGICIAYPNNSGIMLKMIEKNKILSNCEVRAISGDHKGHIWIATEDEGIIRISGNPYRPQTLVYHQYCPTNKNYAVDDATTCFEDSHHRLWAISHSGGLFRYSYSEDKFIAVNSIYHIDGDKVLAINEDAFGTLWLTSEKSFIRLSFNGKNTPDVTSFGEEDGLGSMLFQPNATFRYHNELFFGNSKSFFSFFPPKALKDYDNLKKNLIITNLILDDKNYSSLDSSLIKMVSEVSPTFTRSITIPSGIEKFSIEFALLSYSNPEHNKYAYKLEGYDKDWKYRDASLRRATFENLPSGIYKLHLKAADSFGEWHEMPYTVTIKVLPPFYATWWAMILYFLLIIGIIYFSLKWYQNYLKTKNRLHMAVIFTNITHELLTPLTVISASVDYLREESPSFTKNYDMIQENIHKLTKLLRQILEIRKSQAGELKLLVSKKDLCEFVRIECNNMMPLLKKKRLSLEIKCSQDKIYAWFDSDKLDKIIYNLLSNAIKYTQEDGNINVSVTTDGIYATLVIADNGIGITKEKMKMLYHRFFDGDYRKMRTEGTGIGLSLTHDLITLHHGKINCQSEENKGTIFTVKIPISKNYYKESEIDTSNNAKAIDKDTKTINGVSAIEIDKEEKPVNDEDFYRILIVEDNEELLEIMGSLLHRKYKVFKAKNGKQAYNIICKEELDIVISDVMMPVMDGIELTQKIKNSDDYAQLPVIMLTARTLDEDRNEAYSIGADEYITKPFKLEDLQLRIDNIIANRERIRKKFCKQTYFKVSDQHYSSPDEIFIQKAVVCIQNHIKDADYDRGTFASDMCMSSSSLYNKIRALTGQNVTGFINSMRLKEACQIVRENPYIQVTELSMLVGFNTPKYFSKCFKKEFGILPKDFIEKEYSNS, from the coding sequence ATGAAACAATTACTAATTATACTTTTAATAATAACATTCCCTTTCATTTCAAATGCGCAAAAATTCGAATACAGGGTCATGCGATTTACCAAAGCATCACCTTCAGATGAATTACGTTGTATATTTTTTGATCATACTGGAATGATGTGGATAGGAACTAATTCCGGATTGAAATCTTTTGATGGATATAACATAAATACATATCGCTCTGATGTTTCATCACCTAGAATATTTCCTAATAACTATGTTATGTCAATTACAGAAGACCATAACAATTGTTTATGGATCGGTACCCACAACGGCATCGTCAAAATAGATAGAAGAAACAACACTTTCAAATCATATTTTCTACCTTATAAAATACAAAGAATAATATATACTTTGTATACATCACGTGATGGTACAATATGGGCAGGAACAGATGGCGGATTAAATTATTACGACAAGAAAAAAGATAGATTCGTTAATTTCAATAACACTTTTGTACAAGAACCTAACGGTAAAAGACATCGTATACAAAGTTCTTATAGTGTAAAATCAATAATAGAAGATAATTATGGTAACATGTATGTAGGTACATGGAATACAGGACTTTTTAGATTCCATATTGGTTCACATGTTCTCTACAGATATCCTATTATTAATGGTGACAATAAAGCATATTCTCTTTATATCGACAGAAAAAATAGATTATGGATTGGTACTTGGGGGCATGGCATACTAATGATGAATAATCCATTAGACTTCAATAATCCACGTATACGTTGTTACAATAATCGGAATGATGTATTCAATACATATTATAAAATAATAGAAGATCCTATTTCAAATACAATCTGGGCTTGTTCAAGAGAAGGTATCAGTATTATAGACCTTTACAATGAAAAAAGTGGTTTTAAAAATTTCACTAACACAGGGTTTCCTAATCCAAAATCATTAGAATTCAATACTGATATGATTACAGACGGGAAAGGTAATATCTGGCTGGAAACTGTTTATGATGGTATAATACAGATAAATACGCGCCCTTCCTTTTTTCGAGTATGGAACGTAAATACAGGGAATCTCCCACTTAAGATAAATTCTGTATGTTCTATCTTTACGCAAGATGGAAAATACATTTGGCTAGGACTTAAACCATTCGGATTAGCATTATACAATCGTAATACAGGAAGTGAATTATTTGGTAATAAGATAAATGGATTGTCCAACATAAAAAAAGAAATGCTTAATTCCACTTTCTCATCTATCGTACAAAGATATAATGGGGATATATGGTTTGCTAATAACAGTTATGGCATTATGGTAATAAGAAAAGGAGGAGGAGCATACGCCTATGATTCTAAAAATTCGACATTCATTAAAGACAATTATGTAAATTCTCTATACCAAGCAAAAGATAATACAATGTGGATAGGACAACGTTCTGGAATTTGTATTGCTTATCCCAATAATTCTGGTATTATGCTCAAAATGATAGAAAAAAATAAGATCTTATCAAATTGCGAAGTTCGAGCTATCAGTGGCGACCATAAAGGACATATCTGGATAGCAACAGAAGATGAAGGTATAATACGTATCAGCGGTAATCCATACAGGCCACAAACTTTAGTATACCATCAATATTGCCCTACCAATAAAAATTATGCTGTTGACGACGCAACAACCTGCTTTGAAGATTCGCACCATAGACTTTGGGCTATATCGCACAGTGGTGGACTGTTTAGATATTCATATTCAGAAGACAAATTTATTGCTGTAAACAGTATTTATCATATCGATGGTGACAAAGTACTTGCTATAAACGAAGATGCTTTCGGGACACTGTGGCTTACTTCCGAAAAATCTTTTATACGATTATCGTTCAACGGTAAAAATACTCCAGATGTAACAAGTTTCGGTGAAGAAGATGGTTTGGGTTCTATGCTTTTCCAACCTAACGCCACATTCCGCTATCATAATGAACTGTTTTTCGGGAATTCTAAAAGTTTCTTTTCTTTCTTTCCACCTAAAGCCTTGAAAGATTATGACAACCTTAAAAAAAATCTTATCATAACAAATCTTATACTTGATGATAAAAATTATTCATCGTTAGACTCTTCATTAATTAAAATGGTGTCTGAAGTATCACCTACATTCACAAGAAGTATAACTATTCCATCTGGAATCGAAAAGTTTAGCATAGAATTTGCCCTTTTATCATATTCAAATCCAGAACATAACAAATACGCATACAAACTCGAAGGGTACGACAAGGATTGGAAATATAGGGATGCATCACTACGAAGAGCCACTTTTGAGAACCTCCCATCAGGAATATACAAATTACATCTAAAAGCTGCAGATAGTTTTGGAGAATGGCATGAGATGCCATATACAGTTACAATAAAAGTATTACCACCTTTTTATGCTACATGGTGGGCAATGATTTTATATTTTTTATTAATAATAGGAATAATCTATTTCTCTTTAAAGTGGTATCAGAACTACCTTAAGACAAAAAACAGACTTCATATGGCGGTTATATTCACAAATATTACCCATGAACTTCTTACACCTTTAACTGTTATTTCAGCTTCTGTTGACTATTTAAGAGAAGAATCTCCATCATTCACAAAAAATTACGATATGATTCAAGAAAATATACATAAACTTACAAAACTACTTAGACAGATTCTGGAAATAAGGAAATCGCAGGCAGGCGAACTTAAATTATTAGTTTCAAAGAAAGATTTATGTGAATTCGTACGCATCGAATGTAATAACATGATGCCTCTTTTAAAAAAGAAAAGATTGTCACTTGAGATTAAGTGCTCTCAAGATAAAATTTATGCATGGTTTGACTCTGACAAACTGGATAAAATTATTTATAATCTTTTATCAAATGCAATAAAATACACACAGGAAGATGGCAATATTAATGTTTCTGTGACAACCGACGGCATTTATGCGACACTTGTAATAGCAGATAATGGCATTGGCATAACAAAAGAAAAAATGAAAATGCTATATCATAGATTCTTTGATGGAGATTACCGAAAGATGAGAACAGAAGGTACAGGTATCGGTTTATCACTTACACATGATTTGATAACTCTCCATCACGGAAAAATAAATTGCCAAAGTGAAGAGAATAAGGGTACAATTTTCACAGTAAAAATACCTATATCCAAAAATTACTATAAAGAATCTGAAATAGATACAAGCAATAATGCAAAAGCTATAGATAAGGATACTAAGACTATTAATGGAGTAAGCGCTATAGAAATAGACAAAGAAGAGAAACCTGTCAATGATGAAGACTTTTATAGGATACTTATTGTGGAAGACAATGAAGAATTGCTGGAAATTATGGGAAGTCTGTTACATAGAAAATATAAAGTGTTTAAGGCGAAAAACGGCAAACAGGCTTATAACATAATATGTAAAGAGGAACTTGACATCGTAATTTCTGATGTTATGATGCCCGTTATGGATGGCATTGAATTAACACAAAAAATTAAAAACAGCGATGATTACGCACAATTGCCTGTAATCATGCTTACAGCAAGGACTCTTGATGAGGATAGAAATGAGGCTTATTCAATAGGTGCTGATGAATATATAACAAAGCCTTTCAAATTAGAAGACTTGCAACTACGCATTGACAACATCATTGCCAACCGTGAACGAATAAGAAAAAAATTCTGCAAACAAACTTATTTTAAGGTTTCTGATCAACATTATAGCAGTCCTGATGAGATTTTCATACAAAAAGCTGTAGTCTGCATACAGAATCACATTAAAGATGCAGATTATGACCGCGGAACATTCGCTTCTGATATGTGCATGAGTTCATCTTCTCTATATAATAAGATACGTGCTTTAACAGGACAGAACGTTACAGGCTTCATTAATAGTATGCGTCTGAAAGAGGCATGTCAAATTGTAAGGGAGAATCCATACATCCAAGTTACTGAATTGTCAATGTTAGTGGGATTCAATACGCCTAAGTATTTTTCCAAATGCTTTAAAAAAGAATTCGGAATATTACCTAAAGATTTCATAGAGAAAGAATATTCTAATTCATAA